One window from the genome of Anopheles coluzzii chromosome X, AcolN3, whole genome shotgun sequence encodes:
- the LOC120956159 gene encoding sushi, von Willebrand factor type A, EGF and pentraxin domain-containing protein 1-like, giving the protein MMESLAIHRCVVLPLVILVIVFAAGGQETSESANSFTEDSLSSGEEDSTTWQLPEQEYPDLEQAGSTAENNDQQSGTVTEDLDQTPSTTTSPDRRLEQANARFQANIGRLKRSNDRLDIVFLIDASSSVGRANFHSELRFVKKLLAGFDVSVNRTRVALVTFSSRKKVIRHVDHISQPLPGNDKCLLLNYQLPGIEYSGGGTYTYGALWEAEEIFARDSYPERIIFLITDGYSNGQSPIPIAERLKQNGVQIFSIGIESGNEEELTSIATSVEHRYLLGSFEQFESLVRQALHLDYRHGPSVPLANGSLCDRLCDRGKVREHGSELVAGCCDAHAVCSCLTTSGHYRCICRPGFTGSGLRGDCHPCPNGTYWTAGGTCESCPHARHITLTLGATSEKECVCPRGYQENEDGRCVAITCPELQAPENGYFVMEPKPCSQVLNAACGTRCRPGYELTGSSIRLCQENGEWSGTEAKCTMKKCPPLNIPYYGMAVCSNPDLDLLYDYTPRNKSFLQNYSMSAERFTEAMPIDTECSFTCGPGFYLKGSHNRNCLPLSKWDGLQTTCKQILCPALPKVAFATYDPTDCAESKSAFGTNCTLICDFGFEMKGGPSTKQCGGKRTGTWSKLKTPRCIDIAPPYIECPGNYTVLMDDDFPHALVRRLQQPYVFDNSGDNFTYWSKPGIKEDGIRLALGDHEFSYIAMDAFKNKARCSFTVTVIDLTPPVFEQCLDGPVHYVSDSANRQETFVRWEEPLVYDNSGRNVTVTQNVTFGYLPAGRHAVRYLAVDASGNEAECVLRVEVKQYTCDHIPEPRNGYSICAYNASHAWCEIGCKEDYMFSLQPEETIRLVCDRANPTWGEQLEVPECSKVIGSSGVEKIITIRLDDEMDPGLCNDTDAINEVSEAFSDGLRQEMCGDQADCTLMTTLPACPTGNGGADTAEDTAVRYSIVKRSVNAQPSTTPDPGRANDRAMVKIFVYKRVSQELGLWRPDGKQSENIKRIKEELEKINGKKKLRRRLGALNLDLSVLKLDEKIRCANGSISKKLVCVHCPRGTYHNYTTNSCLSCPIGSYNDQTGQTSCQPCPEHHSTRKLNAKHAHECKPQCPPGTVARLKLLKKTKPNGGNVNGAVKYHKTLMPFCRLCEPGQYQEQYNRAQCLACPSNHSSPRGSKSAADCFPIGGQLCNSTVGNVCGVGGRCVVDPSSLLGYQCVCDENYVGEHCEIALNPCGSAPCYNGGRCVSNGSAGFVCHCQPPYTGGPLCEFYVDPCRSDHCKNGGSCVEVDGRPFCECPLGYDGERCEWRKDFCTPNPCEFEGMCVNVDEGYSCACPSGKTGRRCHLEPCDYLPCPAGSMCLNGANDTAAGNDRFTVALQTQQLPSNSGSLAYSYRCVCPVGLRGTSCAELDNPCETSRYCRNGATCEPAKLRVLGASTAEDYDDESYRKVRCHCPPEYHGSRCELLLSAAFELEFPRTGVQAYVKLAADSSDATDLRAISMCGWYRTDDDFNYGTLLSYATATVDNAFTLTDYSGLVLYVNGAHVVTNISLNDGEWHFVCVSWTSAGGRYALYVDGERSAYGSRLSEGAPIQSGGLYVFGQEQDVLGGGFSETESYRGRMAYVDLWKRELELEEVRHLYRTCAPYSGDLVRWIDLRLQTVGLVRIVPSSFCRDCPRNHSLPNGSVRYDGTRAVFQCDEGYELIGPSFSECLRTSQWTAGVQFCKLTRCGTIGAPLNGQVLLTKTSFGGEARFSCDDGFLIAGAELLHCTARGTWSGPPPDCISIVKCPPLVLEAHDGRAPVIYATERGVIQQHLDSYDVGVLAEVRCLPEYALTEDNLLTCLESGQWDLPLPECVPIPPTTTPEPSRDTQSALIIRVNRRPDVQFWKQLRDYLFHGCTPPAVPGRGLSLFCYSATGTIAGNNWTDLSGFSLQRDAPRLTNIDVRLLGFLMRTVKPNLNRVVPQNLLHFILYGSVDPIAPEMRYPSHIENAYRFVICQFIDVILMDRELNYDDELVVDIGQEENTNTKIKHLLKNVAHAVYPQYQRLLEERSARESAALKKIIELADRVPGSTSTTTTTTTTTAAPPKRCPLSHLPSPPIDSHVAMVALATLHRPAGEWRLEQLLSSGQLADPGDRIQFGCDAGFSMRGSAVTVCGADGRWTMVEGFCEGAVCEHPPTRANMLIAPGSRDKQYYVDDEIEYRCEPGYTIKGHPIVKCLPNGRWTPMVARCTRISCGRPKNLPMAYILAGSSFLYGDSLKVRCRQSSIDITCQSTGQWTSFDQCFQTAAVPVGR; this is encoded by the exons ATGATGGAGTCGTTAGCGATACATCGGTGTGTAGTGTTACCGCTTGTGATATTGGTAATAGTGTTTGCTGCCGGGGGACAGGAAACATCCGAAAGCGCGAATTCGTTTACGGAGGATTCACTCAGCTCTGGCGAGGAAGATTCCACCACGTGGCAGTTACCTGAGCAAGAGTATCCGGATCTCGAACAGGCTGGCTCAACCGCAGAAAACAACGATCAACAGTCCGGCACAGTAACGGAGGACCTCGATCAAACGCCGTCAACAACTACTTCCCCCGACCGACGACTGGAGCAGGCGAACGCTCGCTTTCAGGCTAACATTGGCCGGCTGAAGCGGAGCAACGATCGGCTCGACATCGTGTTTCTGATCGATGCCAGCTCGAGCGTCGGCCGGGCCAACTTCCACAGCGAGCTCCGGTTCGTGAAGAAGCTGCTCGCCGGCTTCGACGTGAGCGTGAACCGTACGCGCGTGGCGCTGGTCACGTTCAGCTCGCGCAAAAAGGTAATCCGTCACGTCGATCACATATCGCAGCCACTGCCCGGGAACGATAAATGCCTGCTGCTCAACTATCAGCTGCCGGGCATCGAGTACAGTGGGGGTGGCACCTACACCTACGGTGCGCTGTGGGAAGCGGAAGAGATCTTCGCCCGGGACAGCTACCCGGAGCGAATCATATTTCTCATTACGGACGGGTACTCGAACGGCCAGAGCCCGATACCGATCGCAGAGCGGCTGAAACAGAACGGAGTGCAGATCTTCTCGATCGGCATCGAGAGCGGTAACGAGGAGGAGTTGACCAGCATTGCCACGTCCGTCGAGCATCGCTATCTGCTCGGCAGCTTCGAGCAGTTCGAGTCGCTGGTCCGGCAAGCGCTCCATCTCGACTACCGCCATGGTCCCTCCGTGCCGTTGGCTAACGGGTCGCTCTGCGATCGGTTGTGTGACAGAGGGAAGGTAAGAGAGCACGGTTCGGAGTTGGTGGCCGGCTGCTGTGATGCACACGCTGTCTGTAGTTGCCTCACCACCTCCGGCCATTACCGTTGCATCTGCCGGCCGGGCTTTACCGGGTCGGGACTGCGCGGAGACTGTCATCCCTGCCCGAATGGGACCTACTGGACGGCCGGTGGTACCTGTGAGTCGTGTCCGCACGCACGCCACATCACACTGACGCTCGGTGCGACCTCCGAAAAGGAGTGCGTGTGTCCTCGCGGCTACCAGGAAAACGAGGATGGCCGCTGCGTTGCCATCACCTGTCCGGAGCTGCAGGCTCCTGAGAACGGATACTTCGTGATGGAGCCGAAGCCGTGCAGTCAGGTGCTGAATGCGGCTTGCGGTACGCGTTGCCGGCCGGGGTATGAGCTGACGGGGAGCAGCATTCGTCTGTGTCAGGAAAATGGCGAATGGTCCGGCACGGAAGCAAAGTGTACGA TGAAGAAGTGTCCACCGCTAAACATTCCGTACTACGGTATGGCCGTATGCAGCAATCCGGATCTCGACCTTCTGTATGACTACACGCCCCGAAACAAGTCGTTTCTGCAGAACTACAGCATGTCGGCGGAACGGTTCACCGAAGCGATGCCCATCGATACCGAGTGCTCGTTTACGTGCGGTCCTGGATTCTATCTGAAGGGTTCACACAACCGAAACTGTCTGCCCTTGTCCAAGTGGGACGGGTTACAGACAACCTGCAAGC AGATCCTATGCCCAGCGCTGCCCAAGGTCGCATTCGCCACGTACGATCCGACGGACTGTGCCGAGTCCAAGTCGGCCTTCGGTACCAACTGCACGCTGATATGCGACTTTGGCTTCGAGATGAAGGGCGGTCCCTCGACCAAGCAGTGTGGCGGCAAACGGACCGGCACGTGGAGCAAGCTGAAAACGCCCCGCTGCATCGATATCGCCCCACCGTACATCGAGTGTCCGGGCAACTACACCGTGCTGATGGACGACGACTTCCCGCACGCGCTGGTCCGCCGGCTCCAGCAACCGTACGTGTTCGACAACAGTGGCGACAACTTTACGTACTGGTCGAAGCCGGGCATTAAGGAGGACGGAATTCGGCTCGCCCTTGGCGATCACGAGTTTAGCTACATCGCGATGGATGCGTTCAAGAATAAGGCCCGCTGTAGCTTCACCGTCACAGTGATCGATCTAACGCCGCCCGTCTTCGAGCAGTGCCTGGATGGCCCGGTACACTACGTAAGTGACAGTGCCAACCGGCAGGAAACGTTCGTCCGCTGGGAGGAACCGCTGGTGTACGACAATTCCGGGCGTAACGTTACCGTCACGCAGAACGTAACCTTCGGCTATCTGCCGGCAGGGCGCCACGCCGTACGGTATCTGGCAGTGGACGCCTCCGGCAACGAAGCCGAGTGTGTGCTGAGGGTCGAGGTGAAGCAGTACACCTGCGATCACATACCGGAGCCGCGGAACGGCTACTCGATCTGTGCGTACAACGCGTCCCACGCTTGGTGCGAGATCGGCTGCAAGGAGGATTACATGTTTAGCCTGCAGCCGGAGGAAACCATCCGGCTGGTGTGCGATCGGGCCAACCCAACGTGGGGCGAGCAGCTGGAAGTGCCGGAATGCAGCAAGGTGATCGGTTCGTCCGGGGTGGAGAAGATCATCACCATCCGGCTGGACGACGAGATGGATCCCGGACTCTGCAACGATACGGATGCCATCAACGAAGTGTCGGAAGCGTTCAGCGATGGGCTGCGACAGGAGATGTGCGGCGACCAGGCGGACTGTACGCTGATGACGACCCTGCCGGCCTGTCCTACCGGCAACGGGGGTGCGGACACCGCGGAGGACACTGCGGTACGGTACAGTATCGTAAAGCGTAGCGTTAATGCGCAGCCGTCTACTACGCCCGATCCGGGCCGGGCGAACGATCGGGCAATGGTTAAGATATTCGTGTACAAGCGCGTCTCCCAGGAACTTGGGCTGTGGCGTCCCGATGGCAAGCAGTCGGAAAATATAAAG CGTATAAAAGAGGAGCTCGAGAAGAtcaatggaaagaaaaagctGCGCCGTCGGCTTGGTGCTCTGAATTTGGACCTAAGCGTCCTGAAGCTGGACGAGAAGATACGCTGCGCGAACGGGAGCATTTCAAAGAAATTGGTTTGTG TGCACTGCCCCCGGGGTACGTACCACAACTACACCACCAACAGCTGCCTGAGCTGCCCGATTGGGTCGTACAACGATCAAACGGGCCAGACCAGCTGCCAGCCATGCCCGGAGCATCATTCCACGCGCAAACTCAATGCCAAACACGCCCACGAATGTAAACCCCAGTGTCCGCCGGGGACGGTGGCAAGGTTGAAGCtgttgaagaaaacaaaacccaatgGTGGAAACGTCAACGGTGCGGTGAAGTACCATAAGACGCTGATGCCGTTCTGTCGCCTGTGTGAGCCGGGACAGTACCAGGAGCAGTACAACCGGGCCCAGTGTCTAGCGTGCCCATCCAACCACAGTTCGCCTCGTGGATCGAAGTCAGCCGCCGACTGCTTCCCGATCGGCGGCCAGCTGTGCAACAGTACGGTCGGTAACGTGTGCGGAGTTGGTGGTCGGTGTGTGGTCGACCCTAGCTCACTGCTCGGCTATCAGTGCGTCTGTGACGAGAACTATGTTGGGGAACACTGCGAGATTGCGCTAAATCCGTGCGGCTCGGCACCCTGCTACAATGGGGGACGGTGCGTGAGCAACGGTAGTGCCGGGTTTGTCTGCCACTGTCAACCGCCTTATACTGGCGGTCCACTGTGTGAGTTTTACGTGGATCCGTGCCGGTCGGACCATTGCAAGAACGGTGGCAGCTGCGTGGAGGTAGACGGTCGTCCATTCTGCGAGTGCCCGTTGGGCTACGACGGGGAGCGGTGCGAGTGGCGCAAAGACTTCTGTACGCCCAATCCGTGCGAGTTCGAGGGTATGTGCGTTAACGTCGACGAGGGCTATAGTTGTGCCTGCCCGAGCGGTAAAACCGGACGTCGGTGCCATCTGGAACCGTGCGACTATCTGCCCTGCCCGGCGGGCTCAATGTGTCTGAACGGAGCGAACGATACGGCCGCTGGGAACGATAGGTTCACGGTGGCTCTGCAGACACAGCAGCTGCCATCCAACTCAGGCTCGCTGGCGTACTCGTACCGGTGTGTCTGTCCAGTCGGATTGAGGGGTACCAGCTGTGCCGAACTGGACAATCCGTGTGAAACGTCCAGGTACTGCCGGAACGGGGCGACCTGTGAACCGGCCAAACTGCGAGTCCTCGGAGCTAGTACGGCCGAAGATTATGATGACGAAAGCTACCGTAAGGTACGATGTCACTGCCCGCCGGAGTATCATGGTAGCAGATGTGAGCTGCTACTGTCGGCCGCCTTCGAGCTGGAGTTTCCTCGTACCGGGGTGCAGGCGTACGTCAAGCTGGCAGCAGACAGCAGCGATGCGACGGATCTGCGGGCGATCAGCATGTGCGGCTGGTACCGGACGGACGATGACTTCAACTACGGCACACTGCTGTCGTATGCAACGGCCACCGTTGACAATGCGTTCACACTTACCGACTACAGCGGGCTGGTACTGTACGTAAACGGTGCCCACGTCGTCACGAACATCTCGTTGAACGACGGCGAATGGCACTTTGTATGCGTCAGCTGGACAAGTGCAGGTGGACGGTACGCGCTGTACGTCGACGGGGAACGGAGTGCATACGGGTCGCGTCTAAGCGAAGGTGCACCGATACAGTCGGGCGGTTTGTACGTGTTTGGCCAGGAACAGGATGTACTTGGCGGCGGATTCAGCGAGACGGAATCGTACCGAGGTCGCATGGCGTACGTAGACCTGTGGAAGCGTGAGCTTGAGCTGGAGGAGGTCCGTCATCTCTACCGTACCTGCGCACCGTACAGCGGGGATCTGGTGCGATGGATAGATCTACGACTGCAGACTGTCGGACTGGTGCGCATCGTACCGTCGAGCTTTTGTCGCGACTGTCCGCGGAATCATTCGCTACCGAATGGGTCAGTACGGTACGACGGTACGAGAGCTGTGTTCCAGTGTGACGAAGGCTACGAGCTGATCGGACCATCGTTTTCGGAGTGTCTGCGCACGTCCCAGTGGACTGCGGGCGTACAGTTCTGCAAGC TAACACGCTGCGGTACCATCGGTGCTCCATTGAACGGTCAGGTCCTACTAACGAAGACCAGCTTCGGAGGCGAGGCTCGGTTTAGCTGCGACGATGGATTCCTCATTGCCGGCGCGGAGCTTCTGCATTGCACTGCCCGCGGTACCTGGTCTGGGCCGCCGCCCGACTGCATAAGCATCGTCAAATGTCCGCCGCTGGTGCTGGAAGCGCACGATGGCCGCGCACCTGTCATCTACGCAACCGAACGGGGCGTCATTCAGCAGCACCTGGACAGCTACGATGTGGGCGTGCTGGCGGAAGTACGCTGCCTGCCTGAGTACGCCCTAACCGAGGACAATCTGCTCACCTGCCTCGAGAGCGGCCAGTGGGATCTACCGCTGCCCGAGTGTGTGCCGATTCCTCCCACGACCACGCCGGAACCGAGCCGGGATACCCAATCGGCCCTCATCATACGCGTCAACCGTCGACCGGATGTGCAGTTCTGGAAGCAGCTGCGCGACTACCTGTTCCATGGCTGTACGCCACCGGCCGTACCGGGCCGGGGGCTCTCGCTGTTCTGCTACTCCGCAACCGGCACGATCGCCGGCAACAACTGGACGGATTTGAGCGGGTTCTCGCTGCAGCGCGATGCGCCTCGCCTCACCAACATCGACGTCCGGCTGCTCGGCTTTCTGATGCGCACGGTCAAGCCGAACCTCAACCGGGTGGTACCGCAAAACCTGCTGCACTTCATACTGTACGGCTCGGTGGACCCGATCGCACCGGAGATGCGCTACCCGAGCCACATCGAGAACGCGTACCGGTTCGTGATCTGCCAGTTTATCGACGTGATCCTGATGGACCGGGAGCTCAACTACGACGACGAGCTGGTGGTGGACATCGGGCAGGAGGAGAACACCAACACCAAGATCAAGCATCTGCTCAAGAACGTGGCCCATGCCGTGTATCCGCAGTACCAGCGGCTGCTGGAGGAGCGGAGCGCGCGCGAATCGGCCGCACTGAAAAAGATTATCGAGCTGGCGGATAGGGTACCGGGGAGTACCtccacgaccacgacgacgacgacaacaactGCCGCTCCGCCGAAGCGATGCCCGCTGAGCCATCTGCCCAGCCCGCCGATCGACAGCCACGTGGCGATGGTTGCGCTGGCCACCCTGCACCGTCCTGCCGGCGAGTGGCGCCTCGAGCAGCTGCTATCGAGCGGCCAGCTGGCCGATCCGGGCGATCGCATCCAGTTCGGTTGCGATGCGGGCTTTAGCATGCGCGGCTCGGCCGTGACCGTGTGCGGTGCGGACGGGCGCTGGACCATGGTGGAAGGCTTCTGCGAGGGTGCCGTATGCGAGCATCCACCGACCCGGGCTAACATGCTGATTGCGCCCGGCTCGCGGGACAAGCAGTACTACGTGGACGACGAGATCGAGTATCGGTGCGAGCCGGGCTACACGATCAAGGGCCATCCGATCGTCAAGTGTCTGCCGAACGGCCGCTGGACCCCGATGGTGGCGCGCTGTACAc GCATCTCCTGTGGACGACCGAAGAATCTGCCGATGGCCTACATACTGGCGGGCAGCTCGTTCCTGTACGGTGACTCGCTGAAGGTTCGCTGCCGGCAGAGCAGTATCGACATCACCTGCCAGTCCACGGGCCAGTGGACATCGTTCGATCAGTGCTTCCAGACTGCTGCCGTTCCCGTAGGTCGTTAG